In a single window of the Massilia oculi genome:
- a CDS encoding hybrid sensor histidine kinase/response regulator, translating to MDTSLPVKQPLTDERRFQYLIAGISDYAIYMLDPQGYVNSWNAGAQRFKGYVQHEILQQHFSRFYTQEDRAAGLPAQALAEALEQGRYESEGWRVRKDGGRFWAHVVIDPIRDDRGELIGYAKITRDVTEKKHAEDLLRESEQRFRLLVQGVTDYALYMLTPEGVVSNWNLGAQRIKGYSQDDIVGHHFSLFYTDEDRLRGLPARALTAAGDVGRYEAEGWRVRKDGTRFWANVVIDAIRGDDGRLLGYAKITRDLTEKKAAAEALDKAQAALFQAQKMESIGQLTGGIAHDFNNLLSVISSGLEILSMQRSPGGDAKTLDSMRRAIDRGATLTQQLLAFARQQPLEPETRNVNRILSGFESVLRRAANSSIDFVLKLDPKAPNAVIDAARLESAVLNLVVNARDAMPGGGRIVVETAGVTLAEDGQAGLAAGPWLRLSVSDTGTGMAPETIARAFEPFFTTKEVGKGTGLGLSQVYGFIKQSGGEVTIESTVGEGTSIAIWLPAVTSHAHDLAQIETETVLIVEDEPDLLDVASSLFLSMGYDVMTAASGNDAMHLLASRDVDILFTDVVMPNGMNGIELAAYTRDHYPNVKVMLASGYPQPALKLDRKRLGEFAFVSKPYRLSDLARSLRSAH from the coding sequence ATGGACACCTCTTTACCCGTCAAGCAGCCGCTGACCGACGAACGGCGCTTTCAGTACCTGATCGCCGGCATCAGCGATTACGCGATCTACATGCTCGATCCGCAGGGATACGTCAACAGCTGGAATGCGGGCGCCCAGCGCTTCAAGGGCTACGTCCAGCACGAGATCCTGCAGCAGCATTTCTCCCGTTTCTACACCCAGGAGGACCGCGCTGCCGGCCTGCCGGCGCAGGCCCTGGCCGAAGCGCTCGAGCAAGGCCGCTATGAATCGGAAGGCTGGCGCGTGCGCAAGGACGGCGGCCGCTTCTGGGCCCACGTGGTGATCGATCCGATCCGCGACGACCGCGGTGAGCTGATCGGCTACGCCAAGATCACGCGCGACGTCACCGAGAAGAAGCACGCCGAGGACTTGCTGCGCGAGAGCGAGCAGCGCTTCCGCCTGCTGGTGCAGGGGGTGACCGACTACGCGCTCTACATGCTCACGCCCGAGGGCGTGGTGTCGAACTGGAACCTGGGCGCCCAGCGCATCAAGGGCTACAGCCAGGACGACATCGTCGGCCACCATTTCTCGCTGTTCTATACCGACGAGGACCGCCTGCGCGGCCTGCCGGCGCGCGCGCTGACGGCGGCCGGCGACGTCGGCCGCTACGAGGCCGAGGGCTGGCGCGTGCGCAAGGACGGCACCCGCTTCTGGGCCAACGTCGTGATCGACGCCATCCGCGGCGACGATGGGCGCCTGCTGGGCTATGCCAAGATCACGCGCGACCTGACCGAGAAAAAGGCGGCGGCCGAGGCGCTCGACAAGGCCCAGGCGGCGCTGTTCCAGGCCCAGAAGATGGAGTCGATCGGCCAGCTCACCGGCGGCATCGCGCACGATTTCAACAATCTGCTGTCGGTGATCTCGAGCGGCCTCGAGATCCTGAGCATGCAGCGTAGTCCGGGCGGCGACGCCAAGACGCTCGACAGCATGCGGCGTGCGATCGACCGCGGCGCCACGCTCACCCAGCAGCTGCTGGCCTTCGCGCGCCAGCAGCCGCTGGAACCGGAAACGCGCAACGTCAACCGCATCCTGAGCGGCTTCGAATCGGTGCTGCGGCGCGCCGCCAATTCGTCGATCGACTTCGTGCTCAAGCTCGACCCCAAGGCGCCGAACGCCGTGATCGACGCCGCGCGGCTCGAGTCGGCGGTGCTCAACCTGGTGGTCAATGCACGCGACGCGATGCCCGGCGGCGGGCGCATCGTGGTCGAGACGGCGGGAGTGACGCTGGCCGAGGATGGGCAGGCGGGGTTGGCGGCCGGCCCCTGGCTGCGCCTGAGCGTGAGCGACACCGGCACCGGCATGGCGCCCGAGACCATCGCGCGCGCTTTCGAACCCTTCTTCACCACCAAGGAAGTCGGCAAGGGCACGGGCCTGGGGCTGTCGCAGGTGTACGGCTTCATCAAGCAGTCGGGCGGCGAGGTGACCATCGAGAGCACGGTGGGCGAGGGCACCAGCATTGCCATCTGGCTGCCGGCCGTGACCTCGCACGCGCACGACCTGGCGCAGATCGAGACCGAGACCGTGCTGATCGTCGAGGACGAGCCCGACCTGCTGGACGTCGCGTCCTCGCTGTTCCTGAGCATGGGCTATGACGTGATGACGGCGGCCAGCGGCAACGACGCAATGCATCTGCTGGCCAGCCGCGATGTCGACATCCTGTTCACCGACGTGGTGATGCCGAACGGGATGAACGGCATCGAGCTGGCGGCCTACACGCGCGACCACTACCCGAACGTGAAGGTGATGCTGGCCTCGGGCTATCCGCAGCCGGCATTGAAGCTCGACCGCAAGCGGCTGGGGGAGTTCGCCTTCGTCAGCAAGCCGTACCGCTTGTCGGACCTGGCCAGGAGCCTGCGCAGCGCCCACTAG
- a CDS encoding DUF2325 domain-containing protein — protein sequence MLGERDVDRLLSEQGVLLRAHARLQARCTVLLGEQAERLRRLDAELMRTRAAAIRSLSALAWEREDRAALEQAAPGLQRRAAMGRQVEALQARVHELTRRLHVRELADHAARAGDALPHALEASLEAADLVICQTGCLSHGDYWRVQDRCKRSGKVCMLVDRPGRMHIVRIESLA from the coding sequence ATGCTGGGCGAACGGGACGTCGATCGACTGCTGAGCGAGCAAGGGGTGCTGTTGCGGGCCCACGCCCGGCTCCAGGCGCGCTGCACGGTCTTGTTGGGCGAGCAGGCGGAGCGCCTCCGCCGGCTCGATGCCGAGCTGATGCGCACACGCGCGGCGGCCATCCGCAGCCTCAGCGCGCTGGCCTGGGAACGCGAAGACCGCGCCGCGCTCGAACAAGCGGCGCCTGGCCTGCAGCGGCGCGCCGCCATGGGCCGCCAGGTCGAGGCCTTGCAGGCGCGGGTGCATGAGCTCACGCGCCGGCTGCATGTGCGCGAACTGGCGGACCATGCCGCGCGCGCCGGCGACGCGTTGCCACATGCGCTGGAAGCCAGCCTGGAGGCTGCCGACCTGGTGATCTGCCAGACCGGTTGCCTGAGCCATGGCGACTACTGGCGCGTGCAGGACCGCTGCAAGCGCAGCGGCAAGGTGTGCATGCTGGTCGACCGGCCCGGCCGCATGCACATCGTGCGCATCGAGAGCCTCGCCTGA